The nucleotide window AGTTCCTGCCAGGTCAGGGTTTTGCAGCGCAGCCGGAGCGCGACCGGGCGGACGGCGCGCATGACGGCGTGCCACTCCTCGACCAGGTCGAGGCGGCGCAGGTCGAGCAACACGCAGAATGACATGTCCAGGGCATGGGACGCGAGCACGTTGCGGATGAGCTGATAGGACAGGTATTGCTCGCGGGTCTGGGGAAGCAAGCGCCGGTCGAAGACTTCATAGAAATCGCGATAGCCTTCAACCATTGCTTTAGGTTTTGCCTGGAAGTCGACCTCGGTGAGCTTGGATTCCACCAGCAGGTCAGCGAGCTTCATGTCCACTTCGGTGCGGTCGAAGCGGCCGCCAGCCAGGGGGACGCGAGCTCTGAACCCGAAGTGGGGACGCGCGTCTGCGGGCGTCCCCATCCGGCAAGACACTCGCCCGTCGGAGAACGTCCCGGGGTAGCAGAAGATGTTCATCAGCAGGGCGTCGGAACTCATGCAGCTGTCCAGCTCTTTCCAAACGCCACTGGCCCGCGATGGGAGACTGCGGCGCTGCGAGTGCTGCTTGGCGAGGCGGCGCCGCCAGCCCGGATTCCTGAGGATGGCCCTGTAGGTCGCAGGCAGGAAGTTGCCGTGCTCGCCGGCGGTCTCATCGGGTTCGTAGGCGATGACGCCGCCGCGGCTCTCGCAATGGGAGCTGGGGTGGATTGCGCTGTATTGCTGATTCAACGCCGCCAGCTCGGTCCGCAAGCGGGCAGCGTGAGAGAGCGCCATCACGCGTTCCTCATGCCGGTGATCGCTTCGTAGAGTGCAGGCAGGGCGCGGGCGTCCTCGACCGAGTCGCCGAAGCGGGCGCGGTGGTAGCGGCGGGTGAATTCCTCGACCGCGCGGCGCAGCGCGGGGTCTTCGATGGTGATGAGGAACTCGGTAGGCGTCTGGGTCTCCAGCTTGCGCCAGCCTCGCCGGGCCAGGCGGCGGGTGAGGCGGGCGTACCAGATGGCGGCGGCAGCGTGAGGCGCGCGCTCGGGCTGATGAGCGACCCGCCCGTCGCGCCAGATCTTCCAGAGCTTGCCCGCATTGGCCAGCAGCAAGAGGAGCGCGAACATCGCCACCAGGCGAAGACCGTAGCGGCTGGGCTGGGTGCTGACCTGTTGGGTGGTACGCCGGGCACTCTCGATCAGGTCTTCGTACTTGCGCCGCAGCCACATCCGGGCGCGGTCGAAGCGGAGGCGCCCGCGCGAAACCACCGTCTGGGAGACCTGGCTCTGGTGCTGGAAATCGTAATTGATGATCCATTCCCGCCAGAACTCGCGCGCTGCGTCCATGTAGAGCAGAAAACGCGACCAGGAGTCGGGGACCTGCTTGGGGTCGGCCGGGGTCGGGTCGAAGCTGACCCAGCCGCTGCCGGGGAAAAACACCTCCACCCAGGTATGCGCCTGGCTGGCGCGGATGATGTAGCTGCCGGTGATGGTGTTGAATTCTCCGGTGCGGAATCCGTTCACCAGCCGGGCTGGGATGCCCAGACTGCGCAGCATCACCGCCATCGCCGATGCGAAATACTCGCAGTGTCCTTCCTTGCGCAGCAGGAGGAAGTCGGCGATGGGATCCTTGGCGAGACGCTTCGGCAGCACCAGAGTGTACCGGTACTTATCGTGGAGGAAGCGCTCGAGGGCGACCGCCTTGTCGTAGGGATCGGCGGCGCCGCGGGTGATCTCCTCCGCCAGGGCCCGGACCTTCGGGTCCACGGGAGGGAGCTGGAGATAGTAAAGCGCGACCTGGGGCGCCACCTGGGGCGATGCCGCGCGCAGGACCTCGGCCGGGGGGCGGTGGATGTCCGACACCGCGCGATAGGCGCTCACCATCCGCTGCTGGTCGGTGTTGTAGATGGTGCCGGCGTCGTCGGTGGCGATCTCCCGGTACGGGCCATAGAGCAGGGAAGGCCGGTAGGCGACAAAGAACACGTTGGTGCCGATGGGCTCCATGAGCACGCGGTAGCGGACGAATTGCTGAACGCGGGGCGGGTGCGGCATGCCGATGACACTGGTGTCGGAGCGGCTGAGATCGAAGCCGCCTTCGCTGGAGAGGTGCAACGCGCGTTGGCCCGGGGGATTGCTCCAGCGCGTCCCGTCAAACAGCGCCAGGGCCACGCCGCGCCACTTCAGGTCGTAGCGGCCGTCGGGGTCGCCATCGATCTGCAGGTGCATCACCACCTGGCTGGAGCGCTTGATCTCTCCGATGTCGCCCAGGCGCACGTCGTCGCTGAAGCCGGTCACCAGCTCATTGCGAGGGGCCAGGGAGCTCAAATAGCGCGCCTGCCAGCGGGGAAGGATGAAGAAGAGCACGGCGGCGCCGGCGAAGATGGCGGCCACCAGCGCGACCGTGGTGCCGGAAAGCGAGACGCCCAGGCGGCTCACTGCGCCGGATTCGCGCGCCCGGCCCTGGGCCGCTTCCGCCGACAGCTTCATCTCCATGGCGATGAAAGTCGCGACCGCCAGCAGCAGGAACACGACAAAGACCGCGAGGAAGGTCGTATCCACCGTCCACAGCGCCGAAGCCAGCACGGCGGCGAACGACAGGGCGATCAAGTACAGGTGGTCACGGTGGCGCTGCACCGAGAACATGCGGACGACGGTCGCGAATAGCACCAGGTGGACGGTGGCGGTGACGAAATTGGCGGAGATCACCTGCCAGTCCACGAACCAGAAGGCGGCATAAGCGACGGTGAGGCGGGTGGTCCACTTCTCCGACAACTGGGAGGTATCGCGCCGCAGGAGCTGGCGCCCGCGCAGCAGCAGGGCGGTCGAGACTACGAACAGGGAGAGCAGGTCGAGCTTGCCGGTGCTCACCAGGGTGGCGAAGCCGGTGACGATCAGCAGGTACAGCGCCACCTCGAAGTAGCGCTGCACCGCGCTGTGGGCGGCCAAGGGCGCGGGCCGCGGCGGCGAAAATATCGAGAAGGTTCCCATTCGGCGATCGGGTCATCGCGCCATCGAGCCAAGCGTGGCGTTGAACGCAGCCTACACCACCTCGCCCGATGACTCGATGGCACGATGATAAAATAAGTCCGTCAGGTGTCGGGTCCTACGCGATGCATCCCCGCCAATCCCGCCAGGTCCGGAAGGAAGCAACGGTAACGGGTTCTTGCGTGTGCAGTGGGCTCCCCGATACCTGGCTTTTTGTCAGGCGCGCGCGGTCTTGCCGGCGACCCAGTTCCACAGCATGAGCGCGGGTACAACGTACGGAAAGACGCCATAGAGCGTGTCGCTGACGGAATGCGAATGGGCATCCACAAAGACGAAGATGTGGATGCAGAACGCCAGGACCAACAGCGTCACCAGCCATCCCGCCGGCCGCACCGGGAGATAGACCCAGCCCAAAGGCCTGAACCAGCCGCGCACGTTGAACCCCCTCCGACCCGTGGACTTCCTCACCTTTGATACGTCACAATACGAGTTTTGTTCAAGGAGAACCTTCTTGTCTAATCCGCCAAGGGCAAAGATCGCCGCGCTGGGCACTTACGTTCCGCCCCGCCTTCTGACCAACGCCGACCTGGAAAGGATGGTGGAGACCTCCGATCAATGGATCGTGGAGCGCACTGGGATCCGGCAGCGGCACATCGCAGAGAAGGGGGTGGCGTGCTCGGACCTGGCCGCGGCGGCGGCGCGCAGGTGCCTGGAGCAGCGTGGAGTGGCGGCGGGCGAGATCGACCAGATCATCGTAGCCACGGTCACGCCCGACATGTTCTTTCCCTCCACCGC belongs to Terriglobales bacterium and includes:
- a CDS encoding DUF3488 and transglutaminase-like domain-containing protein yields the protein MGTFSIFSPPRPAPLAAHSAVQRYFEVALYLLIVTGFATLVSTGKLDLLSLFVVSTALLLRGRQLLRRDTSQLSEKWTTRLTVAYAAFWFVDWQVISANFVTATVHLVLFATVVRMFSVQRHRDHLYLIALSFAAVLASALWTVDTTFLAVFVVFLLLAVATFIAMEMKLSAEAAQGRARESGAVSRLGVSLSGTTVALVAAIFAGAAVLFFILPRWQARYLSSLAPRNELVTGFSDDVRLGDIGEIKRSSQVVMHLQIDGDPDGRYDLKWRGVALALFDGTRWSNPPGQRALHLSSEGGFDLSRSDTSVIGMPHPPRVQQFVRYRVLMEPIGTNVFFVAYRPSLLYGPYREIATDDAGTIYNTDQQRMVSAYRAVSDIHRPPAEVLRAASPQVAPQVALYYLQLPPVDPKVRALAEEITRGAADPYDKAVALERFLHDKYRYTLVLPKRLAKDPIADFLLLRKEGHCEYFASAMAVMLRSLGIPARLVNGFRTGEFNTITGSYIIRASQAHTWVEVFFPGSGWVSFDPTPADPKQVPDSWSRFLLYMDAAREFWREWIINYDFQHQSQVSQTVVSRGRLRFDRARMWLRRKYEDLIESARRTTQQVSTQPSRYGLRLVAMFALLLLLANAGKLWKIWRDGRVAHQPERAPHAAAAIWYARLTRRLARRGWRKLETQTPTEFLITIEDPALRRAVEEFTRRYHRARFGDSVEDARALPALYEAITGMRNA